The following proteins are co-located in the Macadamia integrifolia cultivar HAES 741 chromosome 3, SCU_Mint_v3, whole genome shotgun sequence genome:
- the LOC122073229 gene encoding cytosolic sulfotransferase 5-like — protein sequence MAKAEAEAEAEADPKEENESSYQRYKILISSLPKEEGWAFENYFCHYQGFWYPDIYCPGVLAVQDHFKARSSDIIIATTPKSGTTWIKALLFAAVNRGMYPPTYNHHPLLSENPQLLVPFLEITVYNGEIIPDLEILPSPRLFGTHISFTSLPQRMIDSGSRIVYLYRNPKDVFVSLWHFNNKIRATVSKPPLSAMEAFERFCKGVYQFGPFWDHVLVYWRASLERPQQVLFINYEELQADPGGVLKRVAHFVGFPFTSEEEKEQGLVDKILRLCSFENLSSLEVNKTGKHSSSLGYEAFFRKGKVGDWANYLTSEMIERIDQITEEKFHGHGLKFC from the coding sequence ATGGCAaaggcagaggcagaggcagaggcagaggcagatCCGAAGGAAGAAAATGAGAGTAGTTACCAGAGGTACAAAATCCTCATTTCAAGCCTTCCGAAAGAGGAAGGTTGGGCATTTGAGAATTATTTCTGCCATTACCAAGGCTTCTGGTATCCAGACATATATTGCCCAGGAGTACTCGCAGTCCAAGACCACTTCAAGGCTCGCTCAAGCGACATTATCATTGCAACCACCCCAAAATCAGGCACTACATGGATCAAAGCCCTTCTCTTCGCCGCTGTTAACCGCGGTATGTACCCACCCACCTACAATCATCATCCCTTGCTCTCCGAAAACCCCCAGCTCCTAGTGCCATTTCTAGAGATAACGGTTTACAATGGCGAAATCATTCCTGACCTCGAAATCCTTCCCTCTCCCAGGCTCTTTGGAACTCACATATCTTTCACATCACTGCCACAGAGGATGATCGATTCTGGTTCCCGGATTGTTTATCTTTACCGGAATCCAAAAGATGTGTTTGTTTCCTTGTGGCATTTTAATAACAAGATCAGAGCCACGGTCTCAAAGCCACCTTTGAGTGCTATGGAAGCATTTGAGAGGTTCTGCAAGGGGGTTTATCAATTTGGGCCTTTCTGGGATCATGTGTTGGTTTACTGGAGAGCTAGTCTGGAAAGGCCTCAACAGGTGTTGTTCATCAACTATGAAGAGTTACAAGCAGACCCAGGTGGTGTTTTGAAAAGAGTAGCTCATTTTGTGGGATTCCCTTTCACgtctgaggaagaaaaagagcaaggattaGTTGATAAGATCTTGAGGTTGTGCAGCTTTGAGAATTTGAGTAGTCTTGAGGTGAACAAGACTGGAAAACACTCAAGTAGTCTTGGATATGAGGCTTTCTTTAGAAAAGGTAAGGTTGGGGACTGGGCAAACTATCTTACATCTGAGATGATTGAACGAATTGACCAGATCACAGAAGAGAAGTTCCATGGTCATGGCCTCAAGTTCTGTTAA